One stretch of Saccharopolyspora erythraea DNA includes these proteins:
- a CDS encoding Asp23/Gls24 family envelope stress response protein produces the protein MAQTQTGQSQTGSTESGQETRRVPDSRTGGTSPARLADETSQGRTSIAASVVQKIAGIAAKEISGVHAMGGGVSRAFGAIRERIPGGSGTSSTSGVQVEVGEKQAAVDLDIVVEYGASIVDLARAVRRNVIGAVERMTGLEVIEVNISVNDIHLPSEDEEGNGTPPTSRVE, from the coding sequence ATGGCCCAGACCCAGACCGGCCAGAGCCAGACCGGATCGACCGAGAGCGGCCAGGAGACCAGGCGCGTCCCGGACAGCCGCACCGGCGGCACGTCCCCGGCCCGGCTGGCCGACGAGACCTCGCAGGGCCGCACCAGCATCGCGGCGTCGGTCGTGCAGAAGATCGCAGGCATCGCGGCAAAGGAGATCTCCGGCGTCCACGCGATGGGCGGCGGCGTTTCCCGCGCGTTCGGTGCCATCCGGGAGCGCATCCCGGGCGGCAGCGGCACCTCGTCGACCTCCGGGGTGCAGGTCGAGGTCGGCGAGAAGCAGGCCGCGGTGGACCTCGACATCGTGGTGGAGTACGGCGCGTCCATCGTGGACCTGGCCCGCGCGGTGCGCCGCAACGTGATCGGCGCGGTGGAGCGGATGACCGGCCTCGAGGTCATCGAGGTCAACATCTCGGTCAACGACATCCACCTGCCGTCCGAGGACGAGGAGGGCAACGGCACGCCACCCACCTCGCGGGTGGAGTGA
- a CDS encoding anti-sigma factor family protein: protein MADRSSDADRVLPCGRTVGELVGYHADGGTPELAAHVAGCPHCQAELAELDSAWAAVRRTANLPVEPPDGLVDRALTTVRGIRGGAGSAPLEFDQDGGSLRISPQAVLLLARRTCAEILTAHPGVHLRGCGGDVDEVRIDLQVQYPLPAPALAEMIRTELADRLHVALGGAAPAVWIRIADVAPPESSDWVT from the coding sequence ATGGCTGATCGCTCCTCCGACGCCGACCGGGTGCTGCCCTGCGGGCGCACCGTCGGCGAGTTGGTCGGCTACCACGCCGACGGCGGGACGCCCGAGCTCGCCGCGCACGTCGCGGGCTGCCCGCACTGCCAGGCCGAGCTGGCCGAGCTGGATTCGGCATGGGCGGCCGTGCGCCGCACCGCGAACCTGCCGGTCGAGCCGCCGGACGGGCTGGTCGACCGGGCGCTGACGACCGTGCGCGGCATCCGCGGCGGTGCCGGGTCGGCGCCGCTGGAGTTCGACCAGGACGGCGGGTCGCTGCGGATCTCGCCGCAGGCGGTCCTGCTGCTGGCCCGCCGGACCTGCGCCGAGATCCTGACCGCCCACCCCGGGGTGCACCTGCGGGGCTGCGGGGGCGACGTCGACGAGGTGCGGATCGACCTGCAGGTGCAGTACCCGCTGCCCGCCCCGGCGCTGGCGGAGATGATCCGGACCGAGCTCGCCGACCGGCTGCACGTGGCGCTCGGCGGGGCCGCGCCCGCGGTGTGGATCAGGATCGCCGACGTCGCACCACCTGAATCATCCGATTGGGTGACATAG
- a CDS encoding RNA polymerase sigma factor, translating into MTARADTDQALIAAAQRGDASAFDELVRRHTTTMYRVAVRILGNSSEAEDAVQDAWVSAWRSLKRFRGDAAPSTWLYRVVTNAALAQIRRRRPTVPLDVSDEAVGGLFADHRDPEGQAVRNEEATMVHRAIATLEPSQRIPLVLHEFEGMGYEEIAEVLDVGAPALRSRLHRARLALLARLKEMRHG; encoded by the coding sequence GTGACCGCTCGCGCCGACACCGACCAAGCGCTGATCGCAGCAGCGCAGCGCGGGGACGCGTCGGCGTTCGACGAACTGGTCCGCCGCCACACCACCACCATGTACCGGGTGGCGGTGCGCATCCTGGGCAACTCCTCCGAAGCCGAGGACGCGGTGCAGGACGCGTGGGTCTCGGCGTGGCGGTCGCTGAAGCGCTTCCGCGGCGACGCCGCGCCGTCGACGTGGCTGTACCGGGTGGTGACCAACGCCGCGCTGGCCCAGATCCGGCGGCGCAGGCCCACCGTGCCGCTCGACGTCTCCGACGAGGCCGTGGGCGGGTTGTTCGCCGATCACCGCGATCCCGAAGGCCAGGCGGTGCGCAACGAGGAAGCCACCATGGTCCACCGCGCGATCGCGACCCTGGAACCCTCGCAGCGGATCCCGCTGGTCCTGCACGAGTTCGAAGGGATGGGCTACGAGGAGATCGCCGAGGTCCTGGACGTCGGCGCCCCCGCGCTGCGGTCCCGGTTGCACCGCGCGCGGTTGGCGCTGCTGGCCAGGCTGAAGGAGATGCGCCATGGCTGA
- a CDS encoding pyrimidine reductase family protein, whose product MSGAPQADGELEDFYAYPEGLERPWVRVNFVSSLDGAVTIKGRSRGLSAPEDQRVLGLIRDLSDVVLVGVSTAVLEGYRGVKRTEVRSERRSRLGLSPVPPIALVTRSCSLPVDSPLLTDTLVPPIVLTCQAAPADRRAALADAGADVVVAGDEQVDLPAALAALDERGLRRIGCEGGPTLFGSLVESDLVDELCLTMSPLLAGGDAGRIAKGTGVGVPRRMRLLSALHTDESLLLLRYARMHA is encoded by the coding sequence ATGAGTGGCGCACCACAGGCGGACGGCGAACTCGAGGACTTCTACGCCTACCCGGAGGGGCTGGAACGCCCGTGGGTGCGGGTGAACTTCGTCTCCAGCCTCGACGGGGCGGTGACGATCAAGGGCAGGTCGCGCGGCCTGTCGGCACCCGAGGACCAGCGGGTCCTCGGTCTCATCCGCGACCTCTCCGACGTGGTGCTGGTCGGTGTGAGCACCGCCGTGCTCGAGGGGTACCGCGGCGTCAAGCGCACCGAGGTCCGCAGCGAGCGCCGCTCCCGCCTGGGGCTCTCGCCGGTGCCGCCGATCGCCCTGGTCACGCGGTCGTGCTCGCTGCCGGTGGACTCCCCGCTGCTCACCGACACGCTCGTGCCGCCGATCGTGCTCACCTGCCAGGCCGCCCCCGCCGACCGGCGGGCCGCGCTGGCCGATGCCGGGGCCGACGTGGTGGTCGCCGGGGACGAGCAGGTCGACCTGCCTGCCGCGCTGGCCGCGCTCGACGAGCGGGGACTGCGGCGCATCGGCTGCGAGGGCGGGCCGACGCTGTTCGGCTCCCTGGTCGAGTCCGACCTCGTCGACGAGCTGTGCCTGACGATGTCGCCGCTGCTGGCAGGCGGGGACGCGGGGCGGATCGCCAAGGGCACCGGTGTCGGCGTTCCCCGGCGGATGCGCCTGCTCTCCGCGCTGCACACCGACGAATCGCTGCTGCTGTTGCGGTACGCGAGAATGCACGCGTGA
- the zapE gene encoding cell division protein ZapE: MSTPRLADRRPELSPDEMVGAMTPPPRFDEVRFDTYVPNPDEPSQAAAVEACGAFAGRVSAAAVGGGSWWKSLFGGRKADPGKPGLYLDGGFGVGKTHLLASTWHAVPGPKSYGTFVELTNLVGALGFAETVRRLSEHRLLAIDEFELDDPGDTMLVTQLIAKLTDAGVHIAATSNTLPDKLGEGRFAAVDFLREIHAMSARFEVVRVDGPDYRHRGLPDAPDPMSDTELTELAAATDGATLDDFEELCAFLARLHPSKYGRLVDGVSAVHVRGVRAAPDQDVALRLVALADRLYDRAIPVRVSGEALPVLFTEEMLAGGYRKKYLRATSRLTALSRDLAKS, from the coding sequence ATGAGTACCCCGCGGCTGGCCGATCGCCGTCCCGAGCTCTCGCCGGACGAGATGGTCGGTGCGATGACCCCTCCGCCCCGGTTCGACGAGGTCCGCTTCGACACCTACGTCCCCAACCCCGACGAGCCCAGCCAGGCCGCGGCGGTGGAGGCGTGCGGGGCCTTCGCCGGGCGCGTCTCGGCCGCCGCCGTCGGTGGCGGGTCGTGGTGGAAGTCGCTGTTCGGCGGGCGCAAGGCGGACCCGGGCAAGCCGGGGCTGTACCTCGACGGCGGCTTCGGCGTCGGCAAGACCCACCTGCTGGCCTCGACCTGGCACGCGGTGCCCGGGCCCAAGAGCTACGGCACCTTCGTCGAGCTGACCAACCTGGTCGGCGCGCTCGGCTTCGCCGAGACCGTCCGCAGGCTCTCCGAGCACCGGCTGCTGGCCATCGACGAGTTCGAGCTCGACGACCCCGGCGACACCATGCTGGTGACCCAGCTCATCGCCAAGCTCACCGACGCGGGCGTGCACATCGCCGCGACGTCGAACACGCTGCCCGACAAGCTCGGGGAGGGCCGGTTCGCCGCGGTGGACTTCCTGCGCGAGATCCACGCGATGTCCGCCCGCTTCGAGGTCGTGCGCGTGGACGGCCCGGACTACCGGCACCGCGGCCTGCCCGACGCGCCGGACCCGATGAGCGACACCGAGCTGACCGAGCTGGCCGCGGCCACCGACGGCGCGACGCTCGACGACTTCGAGGAGCTCTGCGCCTTCCTCGCCCGCCTGCACCCGTCGAAGTACGGCCGCCTGGTCGACGGCGTGAGCGCGGTGCACGTGCGCGGTGTCCGGGCGGCACCGGACCAGGACGTGGCGCTGCGGCTGGTGGCGCTGGCGGACCGGCTCTACGACCGGGCGATCCCGGTCCGCGTCTCGGGCGAGGCGCTGCCGGTGCTGTTCACCGAGGAGATGCTGGCGGGCGGCTACCGCAAGAAGTACCTGCGTGCGACCAGCCGCCTCACCGCGCTGTCGCGCGACCTCGCCAAGTCCTGA
- a CDS encoding FAD-dependent oxidoreductase, translating to MESTRCCVVGGGPAGMMLGLLLARAGVEVTVLEKHRDFLRDFRGDTVHPSTLRLLDDLGLGERFAALPQRELERMRMRIGESTVVAADFGRLRGRRNYIAMVPQWDFLDLLANAAQDEPSFTLRMCKEVTGLRSEGGRVTGVGYLNEDGSPGELAADLTVGCDGRGSVVRRSAGMRSRAFDIPMDVWSVRVPAVSGSGAGGQVFARFADGQVAVTMDRGDYLQTSYLIRKGDDARLRARGIEWFRGALAELFGWPPHVLEEIGSFDDVKLLETSMDRLPRWYADGVLCIGDAAHTMSPVGGVGVNLAVQDAAATARLLAAPLLRGTVGVADLARVQRRRMLPTAVAQRLQLGEHEMLLRPALDGTLGAKRLPLPMRLLRRFPALGAVTAHVGGVGVRPERAPGFARRAQR from the coding sequence ATGGAGAGCACGCGGTGTTGCGTCGTCGGTGGCGGCCCGGCGGGGATGATGCTGGGACTGCTGCTGGCCAGGGCCGGGGTCGAGGTCACCGTGCTGGAGAAGCACCGCGACTTCCTGCGGGACTTCCGCGGCGACACCGTGCACCCGTCGACCCTGCGCCTGCTCGACGACCTCGGGCTCGGGGAGCGGTTCGCCGCGCTGCCGCAGCGGGAGCTGGAACGGATGCGGATGCGGATCGGTGAGTCCACTGTGGTCGCCGCGGACTTCGGGCGGCTCCGGGGCCGCCGCAACTACATCGCGATGGTCCCGCAGTGGGATTTCCTCGACCTGCTCGCGAACGCGGCGCAGGACGAGCCGTCGTTCACCCTGCGGATGTGCAAGGAGGTCACGGGTCTGCGTTCGGAGGGCGGCCGCGTCACCGGCGTCGGCTACCTCAACGAGGACGGCAGTCCCGGCGAGCTCGCCGCGGACCTGACCGTCGGGTGCGACGGTCGCGGCTCCGTGGTCCGCCGCTCGGCGGGGATGCGGTCCCGGGCGTTCGACATCCCGATGGACGTCTGGTCGGTGCGGGTTCCGGCGGTGTCCGGCTCCGGTGCAGGCGGGCAGGTGTTCGCCCGGTTCGCCGACGGCCAGGTCGCGGTCACGATGGACCGCGGCGACTACCTCCAGACCTCCTACCTGATCCGCAAGGGCGACGACGCCAGGCTGCGGGCGCGCGGCATCGAGTGGTTCCGGGGTGCGCTCGCGGAACTGTTCGGCTGGCCGCCGCACGTGCTGGAGGAGATCGGCTCCTTCGACGACGTCAAGCTGCTGGAGACCTCGATGGATCGGCTCCCGCGCTGGTACGCCGACGGCGTGCTCTGCATCGGCGACGCCGCGCACACGATGTCGCCGGTCGGCGGGGTCGGCGTGAACCTCGCGGTGCAGGACGCGGCGGCGACCGCCCGGCTGCTGGCGGCGCCGCTGCTGCGCGGCACCGTCGGCGTCGCCGACCTCGCGCGCGTGCAGCGTCGGCGAATGCTGCCGACGGCTGTGGCCCAGCGGTTGCAGCTCGGCGAGCACGAGATGCTGTTGCGGCCCGCGCTCGACGGCACCCTCGGCGCGAAGCGACTGCCGCTTCCGATGCGGCTGCTGCGGCGGTTCCCGGCGCTCGGCGCGGTGACGGCCCACGTCGGCGGTGTCGGCGTCCGCCCGGAGCGCGCACCCGGCTTCGCCCGGCGCGCGCAGCGTTAG
- a CDS encoding TetR/AcrR family transcriptional regulator, translated as MTASRPGPRRTAATFTEQVRRRQIMDSTIELISVRGYTGTSLSAIAEAAGISKAAVLYHFSSKDNLTEATLQHVFEQYTAYVMERVERAADAREAVLAYVRAMISYSRDNRRHIRLITEVLLDDKGGTRLKAPGSHEAGGRLRGLADLLAAGQEAGLLRDFDTTTIALAIGGAIDGVVSQWLADPELDLDAATEELESFVMLAIDRRAA; from the coding sequence TTGACGGCATCCCGCCCCGGTCCGCGGCGCACCGCTGCGACCTTCACCGAGCAGGTCCGCCGCAGGCAGATCATGGACAGCACGATCGAGCTGATCTCGGTGCGCGGCTACACCGGTACCTCCCTGTCGGCGATCGCCGAGGCCGCCGGGATCTCCAAGGCGGCGGTGCTCTACCACTTCTCCTCGAAGGACAACCTGACCGAGGCGACGCTCCAGCACGTCTTCGAGCAGTACACCGCCTACGTCATGGAGCGGGTGGAACGGGCCGCCGACGCGCGCGAGGCGGTGCTGGCCTACGTGCGGGCGATGATCTCCTACAGCCGCGACAACCGCCGCCACATCCGGCTGATCACCGAGGTGCTGCTCGACGACAAGGGCGGGACGCGGCTCAAGGCGCCGGGCTCGCACGAGGCAGGAGGCCGGCTGCGAGGCCTGGCCGACCTGCTCGCGGCGGGTCAGGAAGCCGGGCTGCTGCGCGACTTCGACACCACCACCATCGCGCTGGCGATCGGCGGGGCCATCGACGGCGTGGTCAGCCAGTGGCTCGCCGATCCGGAACTCGACCTCGACGCCGCGACGGAGGAACTGGAGTCCTTCGTCATGCTCGCGATCGACCGCCGAGCGGCCTAA
- the rocD gene encoding ornithine--oxo-acid transaminase, translating into MTAAPSRATAQADTTTTDATDRFLGLADHYSAHNYHPLPVVIAEASGAWMTDVDGRRYLDFLAGYSALNFGHGHPDLVAAATEQLGRVTLTSRAFHHDQFGPFCAELAELTGTDMVLPMNSGAEAVESAIKVARKWAYQVKGVPEDRAEIVVAGSNFHGRTTTIVSFSTDPTARSDFGPFTPGFVVTPYGDADAVEAAITERTAAVLVEPIQGEAGVVVPPADYLPRLRALCDDNQVLLIADEIQSGLARTGELLASEHDGIRADLYTLGKALGGGIMPVSAVVGRREVLGVLRPGEHGSTFGGNPLACAVGRAVIALLRTGEFQRRSRELGAHLHQRLGELVGQGVAEVRGRGLWAGVEIEPGGPAGRQASTALAERGVLCKETQDTTLRIAPPLVISRADLDAGIDAVAEVLTGR; encoded by the coding sequence ATGACTGCCGCCCCATCGCGTGCCACCGCGCAGGCCGACACCACCACGACCGACGCCACCGACCGGTTCCTCGGACTCGCCGACCACTACAGCGCGCACAACTACCACCCGCTCCCCGTGGTGATCGCCGAAGCCTCGGGCGCGTGGATGACCGATGTGGACGGTCGCCGCTACCTGGACTTCCTCGCCGGATACTCGGCGCTGAACTTCGGCCACGGCCACCCCGACCTGGTCGCCGCGGCCACCGAGCAGCTCGGTCGCGTGACGCTGACCAGCCGCGCCTTCCACCACGACCAGTTCGGGCCGTTCTGCGCGGAGCTGGCCGAGCTGACCGGCACCGACATGGTGCTGCCGATGAACTCCGGCGCCGAGGCGGTGGAGTCGGCGATCAAGGTCGCCCGCAAGTGGGCCTACCAGGTCAAGGGCGTGCCGGAGGACCGCGCGGAGATCGTCGTCGCGGGCTCCAACTTCCACGGCCGCACGACCACCATCGTCTCGTTCTCCACCGACCCGACCGCGCGTTCGGACTTCGGCCCCTTCACCCCCGGCTTCGTCGTCACCCCCTACGGCGACGCCGACGCCGTCGAGGCCGCGATCACCGAGCGCACCGCGGCCGTGCTGGTGGAGCCCATCCAGGGCGAGGCGGGCGTGGTGGTGCCGCCCGCCGACTACCTGCCGCGGTTGCGAGCGCTGTGCGACGACAACCAGGTCCTGCTGATCGCCGACGAGATCCAGTCCGGCCTTGCGCGTACCGGCGAGCTGCTGGCCAGCGAGCACGACGGGATCCGCGCCGACCTCTACACCCTGGGCAAGGCGCTCGGCGGCGGCATCATGCCGGTGTCGGCGGTGGTCGGTCGGCGCGAGGTGCTGGGAGTGCTGCGCCCCGGCGAGCACGGCTCCACCTTCGGCGGCAACCCGCTGGCCTGCGCCGTCGGCCGCGCGGTGATCGCGCTGCTGCGCACCGGCGAGTTCCAGCGGCGTTCCCGCGAGCTCGGTGCCCACCTTCACCAGCGGCTCGGCGAGCTGGTCGGCCAGGGCGTCGCCGAGGTGCGCGGGCGGGGCCTGTGGGCCGGGGTGGAGATCGAGCCTGGCGGGCCGGCGGGCCGCCAGGCCAGCACCGCGCTCGCCGAACGCGGCGTGCTGTGCAAGGAGACGCAGGACACCACGCTGCGCATCGCGCCGCCGCTGGTGATCAGCCGCGCGGACCTGGACGCCGGCATCGACGCCGTCGCCGAGGTCCTCACCGGACGCTGA
- a CDS encoding lactonase family protein produces the protein MPDNGEYRMYVGAYTGEESKADGIRLAIADGTGALRCTDVVAGAADPSFLALAPDGSTLFAVSEVWEGRVLSFAVCDDGSLREVNSQPTLGSAPCHLSIHPSGRFLLTANYVSGNVVVHPVAEGGVLREPCHVVQHSGSGPSDRQDGPHAHQVLSDPAGRRVLAADLGTDSVYVYDFDAESGHLAIRTEVTVAAGAGPRHLAFHPSGTRFYLLNELASALTEVAYDPETGAAETGRTLPTVPEDHREKSLAAEVVVSPDGRFAFASNRGHDSIAVFGCDDFRLLGIHPAGVAGPRHIALSPDGAVLFAAGQDSGTLRALRVHGDGGLEPVGEPVETPAPVCLLPVA, from the coding sequence ATGCCGGACAACGGCGAGTACCGGATGTATGTCGGCGCTTACACGGGGGAGGAGTCGAAGGCGGACGGGATCAGGCTCGCCATCGCCGACGGCACGGGAGCGTTGCGGTGCACCGACGTGGTCGCCGGCGCGGCCGACCCGTCGTTCCTCGCGCTCGCGCCGGACGGCTCGACGCTGTTCGCGGTCAGCGAGGTCTGGGAGGGGCGGGTCCTGTCGTTCGCGGTGTGCGACGACGGCTCGCTGCGGGAGGTCAACTCGCAGCCGACGCTGGGCTCGGCACCCTGCCACCTCAGCATCCACCCGTCCGGCCGGTTCCTGCTGACGGCCAACTACGTCTCCGGCAACGTCGTGGTGCACCCGGTCGCCGAGGGCGGGGTGCTGCGCGAGCCGTGCCACGTGGTCCAGCACAGCGGCAGCGGTCCGAGCGACCGCCAGGACGGGCCGCACGCCCACCAGGTGCTGTCCGACCCGGCGGGGCGGCGGGTGCTCGCCGCCGACCTCGGGACCGACTCGGTCTACGTCTACGACTTCGACGCGGAGTCCGGGCACCTGGCGATCCGGACCGAGGTGACGGTGGCGGCGGGCGCGGGCCCGCGCCACCTGGCGTTCCACCCCTCCGGCACCCGCTTCTACCTGCTCAACGAGCTGGCTTCGGCGCTGACCGAGGTCGCCTACGACCCGGAGACCGGCGCGGCCGAGACCGGACGCACCCTGCCGACGGTGCCCGAAGACCACCGGGAGAAGAGCCTGGCCGCGGAGGTGGTGGTCTCCCCGGACGGCCGGTTCGCCTTCGCCTCCAACCGCGGGCACGACAGCATCGCGGTGTTCGGCTGCGACGACTTCCGGCTGCTAGGCATCCATCCCGCGGGCGTCGCCGGACCTAGGCACATCGCGCTGTCCCCGGACGGCGCGGTGCTCTTCGCGGCCGGTCAGGACAGCGGCACACTGCGTGCGTTGCGGGTTCACGGTGACGGTGGCCTGGAGCCGGTCGGCGAGCCGGTGGAGACGCCGGCGCCGGTCTGCCTGCTGCCCGTCGCCTAG
- a CDS encoding ClpX C4-type zinc finger protein: MNVSEDTGANPVCSFCGANTAQVKHLISGPGAWICDGCVRASYQIIEGSRREKTRSADEPAPATGADAAVPIDDPIMATIAQVQQAALQGHREQAASAYEQLWSQVERPLHRISVAHYMADLQDDPAEELRWDERALEAAAEVTPQHADAAAVAPLRASLHVNAARALHELGRREDAREQLGAARQAERMLPEDGYGSLVRSRIDELGTEMDGQQTLL, encoded by the coding sequence ATGAACGTGTCCGAAGACACCGGGGCCAACCCTGTCTGCTCCTTCTGCGGAGCCAATACCGCGCAGGTCAAGCACCTGATCAGCGGACCTGGCGCGTGGATCTGCGACGGGTGCGTGCGTGCCTCCTACCAAATCATCGAGGGCTCGCGGCGGGAGAAGACCCGCAGCGCGGACGAACCGGCACCGGCGACCGGTGCGGATGCGGCCGTGCCGATAGACGACCCGATCATGGCCACGATCGCCCAGGTGCAGCAGGCCGCCCTGCAGGGGCATCGGGAGCAGGCCGCGTCCGCCTACGAGCAGCTGTGGTCCCAGGTGGAGCGCCCGCTGCACCGCATCTCGGTCGCGCACTACATGGCCGATCTGCAGGACGACCCGGCCGAGGAGCTGCGGTGGGACGAGCGTGCGCTGGAGGCTGCCGCCGAGGTCACCCCGCAGCACGCCGACGCCGCCGCGGTGGCTCCGCTGCGGGCGTCGCTGCACGTCAACGCCGCCCGCGCGCTGCACGAGCTCGGCCGCCGGGAAGACGCCCGCGAGCAGCTCGGAGCTGCCCGGCAAGCCGAGCGGATGCTGCCAGAGGACGGTTACGGAAGCCTGGTGCGTTCCCGGATCGACGAGCTCGGCACCGAGATGGACGGGCAGCAGACGCTGCTGTAG
- a CDS encoding serine/threonine-protein kinase has translation MQPLLTSEPTRVGDYRLLARLGRGAMGAVYLARSRGGRVVAVKLIRPDLADDAEFRERFRREVQMARSVGGFWTATVVDADTEAEQPWLATEYVPGPTLHQAVADHGALPEHTVRSLAAGLAEALAAIHRADLVHRDLKPANVLLGPDGPRVIDFGISRAVTGNALTATGMFLGTPGFFSPEQTVGSEVGPPSDVFSLGAVLVFAATGMGPFGNENTAAMLYRVVHTEPDLDEVPDGLRPLLASCLAKEPAQRPTPAQLLDGVGEQSPQGSQWLPPAITAVITEHATELQRTASAAAVADSPPGEPKPVTRAYTQAQPQPQVHAPTPNQAHAPIPPAGQAPAAPPAQPRGQATAEPKPVTRTFTPAQPAPPQQVQPAAQQQVQPAAQQQVQGQRGKIVPAQPRQTAQTQAAVARVRADVPGPTFATGGRVGAFVSAVVIVLLMVGARELNSAIGTNPNVRGLFNLGMLLLAVSAGWSLLRVVMPSLRLKVNNDGLRISRLGLGREIPWSQVRHIGVVGRGKKQSVAVWLADGIPAPRSNLWHRTRGYHGGTKVFPIGATGGWWTRRQEVKRVRLALQQYAPGRYDHKLL, from the coding sequence GTGCAGCCGCTGTTGACCAGCGAGCCCACCAGAGTCGGCGACTACCGGTTGCTCGCACGGCTCGGCAGAGGAGCGATGGGGGCGGTCTACCTCGCGCGGTCCCGCGGCGGACGGGTGGTGGCGGTCAAGCTCATCCGGCCCGACCTGGCCGACGACGCCGAGTTCCGGGAGCGGTTCCGCCGCGAGGTGCAGATGGCCCGCTCTGTCGGCGGCTTCTGGACGGCCACGGTCGTAGACGCCGACACCGAGGCCGAGCAGCCCTGGCTGGCCACCGAGTACGTCCCCGGCCCGACGCTGCACCAGGCAGTGGCCGACCACGGCGCGCTGCCCGAGCACACCGTGCGCAGCCTGGCCGCCGGGCTGGCCGAGGCGCTGGCGGCCATCCACCGCGCGGACCTGGTGCACCGCGACCTCAAACCGGCCAACGTGCTGCTCGGCCCGGACGGGCCGCGGGTCATCGACTTCGGCATCTCCCGCGCGGTGACCGGCAACGCCCTCACCGCCACCGGAATGTTCCTGGGCACGCCCGGCTTCTTCTCTCCGGAGCAGACCGTCGGCAGCGAGGTCGGCCCGCCCAGCGACGTGTTCTCGCTCGGCGCGGTGCTGGTGTTCGCCGCGACCGGCATGGGCCCGTTCGGCAACGAGAACACCGCCGCCATGCTCTACCGGGTCGTGCACACCGAGCCGGACCTCGACGAGGTGCCCGACGGGCTGCGTCCGCTGCTGGCGTCGTGCCTGGCCAAGGAACCCGCGCAGCGGCCGACGCCCGCGCAGCTGCTCGACGGGGTCGGAGAGCAGAGCCCGCAGGGCAGCCAGTGGCTGCCCCCGGCGATCACGGCGGTGATCACCGAGCACGCGACCGAGCTCCAGCGCACGGCGTCGGCTGCCGCGGTGGCCGACTCGCCGCCCGGCGAACCCAAGCCCGTCACGCGCGCCTACACGCAGGCCCAGCCGCAACCGCAGGTCCATGCGCCCACTCCGAACCAGGCGCACGCGCCGATCCCGCCCGCTGGGCAGGCTCCCGCAGCACCGCCCGCGCAGCCGCGAGGCCAGGCCACCGCCGAGCCCAAGCCGGTCACCCGCACGTTCACGCCGGCCCAGCCCGCACCTCCGCAGCAGGTGCAGCCCGCGGCCCAGCAACAGGTGCAGCCGGCGGCGCAGCAACAGGTCCAGGGGCAGCGGGGCAAGATCGTGCCCGCCCAGCCCCGCCAGACCGCGCAGACCCAGGCCGCCGTGGCCAGGGTGCGCGCCGACGTCCCCGGACCGACGTTCGCCACCGGCGGCCGGGTCGGCGCGTTCGTCTCGGCCGTGGTGATCGTGCTGCTGATGGTCGGTGCACGCGAGCTGAACAGCGCGATCGGCACCAACCCGAACGTGCGCGGGCTGTTCAACCTGGGCATGCTGCTGCTGGCCGTCAGCGCCGGGTGGTCGCTGCTGCGCGTCGTGATGCCCAGCCTGCGGCTGAAGGTCAACAACGACGGCCTGCGCATCTCCCGGCTCGGCCTCGGCAGGGAGATCCCCTGGTCGCAGGTCCGGCACATCGGTGTCGTGGGCCGCGGCAAGAAGCAGTCGGTGGCCGTGTGGCTCGCCGACGGGATCCCCGCGCCGCGCTCGAACCTGTGGCACCGGACCCGGGGCTACCACGGCGGGACCAAGGTGTTCCCGATCGGCGCCACCGGCGGCTGGTGGACCAGGCGGCAGGAGGTCAAGCGCGTGCGGTTGGCTCTCCAGCAGTACGCGCCCGGCCGCTACGACCACAAGCTGCTCTGA